One Panicum virgatum strain AP13 chromosome 9K, P.virgatum_v5, whole genome shotgun sequence genomic region harbors:
- the LOC120648263 gene encoding uncharacterized protein LOC120648263: MELMTEELVEEILLRVPPDEPAYLVRAALVCRHWRRILSDRGFLRRYRAFHRTPPLLGYLHNLSSRPTGRIPRFVRTSIASPFSQPELGCDFWWALDCRHSRVLIHTVNPGHLVVWDPLTGDQQHLSMPAYPSGHMYNGAVLCAKHGNGGCDHLDCGHGGSFVVVYVDVDTDHVVRASAYSSETRAWGATTSVHVDNFFEDRVSLLAGGALHFALEGGRSILKYDLSRHRLSVIGTPGDFAGMVMMEAEDGGLGFVAVLNGCIYIWTQQQQEVGTTIRWAQHRTIELETVLPRRYRSQSGEVIGFAEATNAVFINRHEGVFVLDLNSRKVRKVGERGDYRNILPYMSFYTPSGRYFS; encoded by the coding sequence ATGGAGCTGATGACGGAGGAGCTCGTCGAGGAGATCCTCCTCCGCGTACCGCCGGACGAGCCGGCGTACTTGGTCCGCGCCGCCCTCGTCTGCAGGCACTGGCGCCGCATCCTCTCCGACCGTGGCTTCCTCCGCCGCTACCGCGCGTTCCACCgtacgccgccgctgctcggctACCTCCACAACCTCTCCTCCCGCCCCACTGGCCGGATCCCCCGGTTCGTCCGCACATCCATCGCCTCCCCCTTCTCCCAACCCGAACTCGGCTGCGACTTCTGGTGGGCACTCGACTGCCGCCACAGCCGCGTGTTGATCCACACCGTCAATCCTGGCCACCTCGTCGTGTGGGACCCTCTGACCGGTGACCAGCAGCACCTGAGCATGCCGGCCTACCCGAGCGGCCACATGTACAACGGGGCAGTTCTCTGTGCCAAGCACGGCAACGGCGGCTGCGACCACCTCGACTGCGGCCATGGCGGTTCGTTCGTCGTGGTCTACGTGGACGTTGACACCGACCACGTCGTGAGAGCGAGTGCCTACTCGTCGGAGACCCGTGCATGGGGGGCGACGACCTCTGTTCATGTCGACAATTTCTTCGAGGACAGAGTCAGCCTTCTGGCCGGAGGCGCGCTCCACTTCGCCCTCGAGGGTGGCCGGAGCATCCTCAAGTACGACCTGAGCAGGCATCGCCTGTCGGTGATCGGCACGCCAGGAGATTTTGCGGGCATGGTCatgatggaggcagaagacggAGGGCTGGGCTTCGTCGCCGTGTTGAACGGTTGCATCTACATCTggacgcagcagcagcaggaagttGGCACTACTATTAGATGGGCGCAGCACAGGACTATCGAACTCGAGACAGTGCTCCCCAGACGTTACAGATCCCAATCAGGTGAAGTGATTGGCTTCGCAGAGGCCACAAATGCAGTTTTCATCAACAGACATGAAGGAGTCTTTGTACTAGACCTCAACTCAAGGAAGGTGAGGAAGGTAGGTGAAAGAGGGGACTACCGCAACATATTACCTTACATGAGCTTCTACACCCCATCAGGCCGGTACTTCTCTTAA